A genomic stretch from Lathyrus oleraceus cultivar Zhongwan6 chromosome 2, CAAS_Psat_ZW6_1.0, whole genome shotgun sequence includes:
- the LOC127118056 gene encoding abscisic acid and environmental stress-inducible protein: protein MDSKIAILILGLMAIVLLISSEVSARDLTETSTNTKDDVVEKSDELKDAKYYGGGYNHGGGGGYNGGGGGYNHGGGGYNGGGGGYNHGGGGYNGGGGGYNHGGGGYNGGGGGYNHGGGGYNGGGGGYNHGGGYRGGGGHGGVSNNGN, encoded by the exons ATGGATTCCAAAATAGCAATTCTCATCCTTGGCCTAATGGCCATTGTTCTTCTAATTTCCTCAGAGGTGTCAGCTAGGGACTTAACTGAGACTTCGACTAATACCAAAGATG ACGTTGTTGAAAAGTCAGATGAATTAAAGGATGCCAAATATTACGGTGGAGGTTACAACCATGGTGGCGGCGGAGGTTACAATGGTGGTGGAGGCGGATACAACCATGGAGGTGGTGGTTACAACGGTGGTGGAGGAGGCTACAACCATGGTGGTGGTGGTTACAATGGTGGCGGAGGAGGATACAACCATGGAGGTGGTGGTTACAATGGTGGCGGAGGTGGATACAACCATGGAGGCGGTGGTTACAATGGTGGCGGAGGAGGATACAACCATGGTGGTGGTTATCGTGGTGGAGGTGGACATGGTGGTGTTTCCAACAATGGTAACTGA